In the Solibacillus sp. FSL K6-1523 genome, one interval contains:
- a CDS encoding MBOAT family O-acyltransferase: MVFSSLLFLFLFLPAVLTLYYCSPRKFKNLILFIMSLIFYAWGEPVYIVIMLVSTLTDFCFGLLLDKPNMTSVKRKAIVACSIIVNLLLLSYFKYADFLIQNVNALLGTNIPLTDLPLPIGISFYTFQSMSYIIDVYRGTAKAQRNWIDFGTYVALFPQLVAGPIVKYSTIAEQLKQRTENMKMFAEGVRRFTIGLAKKVLLANNIGLLWDTISSSNPASMPVLTAWLGIIAFAFQIYFDFSGYSDMAIGLGLMFGFRFNENFNKPYIAQSITDFWRRWHISLSSWFREYVYIPLGGNRRGLAIQTRNILIVWMLTGFWHGASWNFILWGLYFGVILIFEKWWGLALLQRAPRFIRHLYAILLILMGWVLFAFEKPSLIIGYLAAMWGFNGQALWNNETMYLFYTNTILLIVLVIASLPLKRYPRLSIAHLAWYGFLYLLSVAYLVDATFNPFLYFRF, translated from the coding sequence ATGGTATTTAGTAGCCTTCTTTTCCTATTCTTGTTCTTGCCAGCCGTGTTAACGCTTTATTATTGCTCGCCAAGAAAGTTTAAAAACCTCATTTTATTTATAATGAGCCTTATTTTTTATGCATGGGGTGAACCGGTCTACATCGTCATCATGTTAGTGTCTACGCTGACAGATTTTTGTTTCGGTTTGCTCCTAGATAAACCGAATATGACCTCCGTAAAGCGTAAAGCCATTGTTGCATGTTCCATTATTGTGAACCTCTTGCTGTTATCTTATTTTAAATATGCTGATTTTCTCATTCAAAATGTCAATGCGTTACTCGGGACGAATATCCCGTTAACCGATCTGCCTTTGCCTATCGGAATATCCTTTTACACGTTCCAGTCGATGTCTTATATTATCGACGTCTACCGTGGGACAGCAAAAGCACAGCGAAACTGGATAGACTTCGGCACATATGTCGCCCTGTTCCCACAATTAGTAGCAGGGCCGATTGTGAAATATAGCACGATTGCAGAACAGCTAAAACAGCGCACTGAAAATATGAAGATGTTTGCGGAAGGTGTTCGTAGGTTTACCATTGGATTAGCGAAGAAGGTGCTACTTGCCAACAATATCGGCTTGCTATGGGATACCATTTCGAGTTCCAATCCAGCGTCGATGCCTGTGTTAACAGCCTGGTTAGGTATTATCGCATTTGCTTTCCAAATTTATTTTGATTTTAGTGGTTATTCAGATATGGCGATTGGTCTCGGTCTTATGTTTGGTTTCCGATTTAACGAAAATTTCAACAAACCTTATATAGCCCAAAGCATTACTGACTTTTGGCGGAGATGGCATATATCGCTTAGCAGTTGGTTTCGCGAATATGTTTACATTCCGCTTGGTGGGAATCGACGAGGGTTAGCCATTCAAACGCGAAATATTTTAATTGTTTGGATGCTAACAGGCTTTTGGCATGGCGCAAGCTGGAACTTTATACTGTGGGGATTGTATTTTGGTGTCATTCTCATTTTTGAAAAATGGTGGGGATTAGCATTACTTCAACGTGCACCACGCTTTATTAGACATCTTTATGCCATTCTTCTCATTCTTATGGGGTGGGTACTATTTGCCTTTGAAAAACCTTCTTTAATTATTGGCTATTTGGCTGCCATGTGGGGGTTCAATGGTCAAGCTCTGTGGAATAACGAAACAATGTACTTGTTTTATACAAATACCATTTTGCTTATCGTATTAGTCATCGCCTCTTTACCGTTGAAGCGATATCCTAGATTATCAATCGCCCATTTAGCTTGGTATGGATTTCTCTATTTACTTTCGGTTGCCTACTTAGTAGATGCCACATTTAATCCATTTTTATATTTCCGTTTTTAG
- a CDS encoding DUF4358 domain-containing protein, protein MKKMIVIMLTMVLVLVVSACSGNKTSTTDDKTAPIEPNVSAKEMTEQMLAEVEQPALMELTAEDLKNVYDLDAAKLEDFSVRIPMMMVHSNEIAIFKVRDVNDIAEVLAKVKGRAENAMKSFEQYLPDQYENAKNHKIVTKGNYVLFVISDQADKLITVYDRFFTEK, encoded by the coding sequence ATGAAAAAAATGATAGTAATTATGCTAACGATGGTGTTAGTACTAGTAGTTTCGGCATGCTCTGGAAACAAAACTTCTACAACGGATGATAAGACAGCGCCAATTGAGCCAAATGTATCTGCCAAAGAAATGACCGAGCAAATGCTAGCAGAAGTGGAACAACCCGCACTAATGGAATTAACGGCAGAGGATTTGAAGAATGTTTACGATTTAGATGCGGCAAAACTTGAAGATTTCTCCGTTCGAATTCCAATGATGATGGTACATTCGAATGAAATTGCTATCTTTAAAGTGAGAGACGTAAATGATATCGCGGAAGTATTAGCAAAAGTAAAGGGAAGAGCTGAAAATGCCATGAAGTCATTCGAACAATATCTTCCGGATCAATATGAAAATGCAAAGAATCACAAAATCGTAACAAAAGGAAATTATGTATTATTCGTTATTTCTGATCAAGCAGACAAACTAATAACAGTTTATGATCGCTTCTTCACAGAAAAATAA